In Bryobacteraceae bacterium, the following proteins share a genomic window:
- a CDS encoding Uma2 family endonuclease, giving the protein MLVHAWLSAYEAAEPGCEAGCNGRGRRNSRSKFCDSSATYDFGPKLALYRHAGVQEYITVSLNPARVVWRHLEDGSYKTLRAGDDGLVRSLVFPGLWLDPAALLAEDSARVLEALRAGLDSVKAGGRARGGKPKR; this is encoded by the coding sequence ATGCTGGTTCACGCGTGGCTGAGCGCGTACGAAGCTGCCGAGCCCGGATGCGAAGCGGGTTGTAACGGACGGGGGCGCCGGAACTCGCGGTCGAAGTTTTGCGACTCGAGCGCCACCTACGACTTCGGCCCCAAGCTCGCGCTCTACCGGCACGCCGGAGTCCAGGAATACATCACCGTGTCGTTGAACCCGGCGCGGGTAGTCTGGCGTCATCTCGAGGACGGAAGCTACAAGACTCTCCGTGCTGGGGACGACGGTTTGGTTCGTTCCCTCGTTTTTCCGGGCCTGTGGCTGGACCCGGCGGCGCTGCTCGCCGAGGACAGCGCGCGCGTGCTGGAGGCGTTGCGGGCGGGTCTCGATTCGGTCAAGGCCGGGGGCCGCGCCAGAGGCGGAAAGCCCAAACGCTGA
- a CDS encoding DNA translocase FtsK 4TM domain-containing protein has product MNILGPSPSKRLNEAMGFVFLFGALFLTLALISYHPEDESINTAISGINPNAGVPPSGNIVGAVGAYLADLTLQSFGMVAFLFPVLVLALAWHWLRSTPIETQWARVAGAVLLFLAGSTVMGLVPGWRLFDGRVPVGGLTGMLVSGWLVALVNLTGAILVSALFVVISLYLLTSFEVEHVGALLARPRSIADELRHRVREWIEAHRRPAEEDDRPAPEPALEKPAISRRRSEVGTSVYDGYDGIPIRTIDDREAAAEPVAAAPVEEAAAPEPEPEAAEPPVVEYVPPAPVDDPPWEVGATAEPTPPPAPAAKKRDYRLPATSLLNEPDERLACDRQELQDIAVRIKGKFEEFNVRGTVVQINPGPVVTTFEYKPEAGIKYSRMTTLTEDLCLGLQAESILIERIPGKPTVGIEVPNTKREVISLRQILESDEFRNSPSKMTIAMGKDISGRIKVAALESMPHLLIAGSTGSGKSVMLNSLIMSVLYKATPNDVRMILVDPKRVEMGVYEDIPHLLTPVITDPRKATNALRNAVLEMERRLKLLASQGVRNIDQYNRKVKLQMGKPMSLFEDPEEARGELEPLPYILIVIDELADLMMLERQGVEESITRLAQMARAVGMHLVVATQRPSVDVITGLIKANFPARVSFRVATRVDSRTILDVMGAEHLLGKGDMLFLPPGSSRLVRVHAPFVTESEIGDVTKSWREQARPEYDQSYLIAPPEEGSDTEDDLSDFSDPMYEDAVRVVCEVGKASTSTLQRRLRLGYGRAARILDKMFADGIIGPPDGSRPREVLRRPEWLDQPTGV; this is encoded by the coding sequence ATGAACATATTGGGACCATCCCCCTCGAAACGCCTCAACGAGGCGATGGGGTTCGTGTTTCTATTCGGCGCGCTGTTTCTCACGCTGGCGCTGATCTCCTATCATCCCGAAGACGAATCGATCAATACAGCGATCAGCGGCATTAACCCAAATGCGGGTGTTCCGCCGTCGGGCAATATCGTTGGCGCCGTGGGCGCGTATCTGGCCGATCTGACGCTGCAGTCGTTTGGGATGGTGGCCTTTCTGTTCCCGGTGCTGGTGCTGGCGCTCGCCTGGCATTGGCTTCGTTCGACGCCGATCGAGACACAGTGGGCGCGGGTGGCCGGCGCGGTGCTTCTGTTCCTGGCGGGGAGCACGGTGATGGGGTTGGTTCCCGGATGGCGGCTGTTCGACGGCAGGGTTCCGGTGGGAGGGCTCACCGGGATGCTGGTTTCAGGCTGGCTGGTGGCGCTCGTAAACCTGACCGGCGCGATTCTGGTGTCGGCGCTGTTTGTCGTGATCTCGCTGTACCTGCTGACGAGCTTCGAAGTGGAGCACGTGGGTGCGCTGCTGGCGCGTCCGCGCTCGATTGCGGACGAACTCCGGCATCGGGTGCGCGAATGGATTGAGGCGCACCGCCGTCCGGCGGAGGAGGACGATCGCCCGGCGCCGGAGCCGGCGCTCGAGAAGCCGGCGATCTCGCGGCGGCGCAGTGAAGTGGGGACTTCGGTCTACGACGGATACGATGGCATCCCGATCCGGACGATCGACGATCGCGAGGCAGCGGCCGAACCGGTGGCTGCGGCGCCGGTCGAAGAGGCGGCCGCGCCAGAGCCGGAACCCGAAGCGGCGGAGCCTCCGGTGGTGGAGTACGTTCCGCCGGCGCCTGTCGACGATCCGCCGTGGGAAGTGGGCGCGACGGCTGAGCCCACGCCGCCGCCGGCGCCCGCGGCGAAGAAACGCGACTACCGGCTTCCTGCGACCAGTTTGTTGAACGAACCCGACGAACGGCTGGCTTGCGACCGGCAGGAACTGCAGGACATCGCGGTCCGGATCAAGGGCAAGTTCGAGGAGTTCAATGTTCGCGGCACGGTTGTGCAGATCAATCCGGGTCCGGTGGTGACGACGTTCGAGTACAAGCCCGAGGCGGGCATCAAGTACAGCCGGATGACGACGCTTACCGAGGATCTGTGCCTGGGCCTGCAGGCCGAGTCGATCCTGATTGAGCGGATTCCAGGCAAGCCGACGGTGGGCATCGAGGTGCCGAACACGAAGCGCGAGGTGATCAGCCTGCGGCAGATCCTCGAGTCGGACGAGTTTCGCAACTCACCCTCGAAGATGACGATCGCGATGGGCAAGGACATCAGCGGGCGGATCAAGGTGGCGGCGCTCGAATCGATGCCGCACCTGCTGATCGCCGGTTCCACCGGATCGGGCAAGAGCGTGATGCTCAACTCGCTGATCATGTCGGTGCTGTACAAGGCGACACCGAATGACGTGCGGATGATCCTGGTGGATCCGAAGAGGGTGGAGATGGGCGTCTATGAAGACATCCCGCACCTGCTGACGCCGGTGATCACGGATCCGCGCAAGGCGACGAACGCGCTTCGCAATGCCGTGCTCGAGATGGAGCGGCGGCTCAAGCTGCTGGCGTCGCAGGGCGTCCGGAACATCGACCAGTACAACCGCAAGGTGAAGCTGCAGATGGGCAAGCCGATGAGCCTTTTCGAGGATCCGGAGGAGGCGCGCGGCGAGTTGGAGCCGCTGCCGTACATCCTGATTGTGATCGACGAGTTGGCCGATCTGATGATGCTCGAGCGGCAGGGCGTGGAAGAGTCGATCACGAGGCTGGCGCAGATGGCGCGCGCGGTGGGCATGCACCTCGTGGTGGCCACGCAGCGGCCGAGCGTCGACGTGATCACCGGTTTGATCAAGGCGAACTTCCCGGCGCGGGTGAGCTTCCGCGTCGCGACGCGGGTGGACTCGCGCACGATTCTGGACGTGATGGGGGCGGAGCACCTGCTCGGCAAGGGTGACATGCTGTTCCTGCCGCCGGGGTCGTCGCGGCTGGTGCGCGTACACGCGCCGTTCGTCACCGAGAGTGAGATCGGCGATGTGACGAAGAGCTGGCGGGAGCAGGCGCGGCCCGAGTATGACCAGAGCTACCTGATCGCGCCGCCGGAAGAAGGCTCCGACACCGAAGACGATCTGAGCGACTTCAGCGACCCGATGTACGAGGACGCCGTGCGTGTGGTGTGCGAGGTGGGGAAGGCGTCGACCTCGACGCTACAGCGGCGTTTGCGGCTGGGGTATGGCCGTGCGGCGCGGATTCTGGACAAGATGTTCGCCGACGGGATCATCGGTCCGCCAGACGGCAGCCGGCCTCGCGAAGTGCTGCGGCGTCCTGAGTGGCTGGACCAGCCGACGGGGGTGTAG
- the uppP gene encoding undecaprenyl-diphosphatase UppP, which translates to MSIFQVIVLALIQGLTEFLPVSSSAHLALAPWLLGWKDPGLDFDIALHFGTLLAVVVYFFRDWVQVLAQGFGLSIGHDPELKRNRSLLWLMAAASVPVGVLGLKFKDYAETALRSPWVIGTMMIAVAILMEFADRVGRKQKGVEHIGLFDAMAIGLSQALALIPGTSRSGITISTGLLRNLDRHAAARFSFLLSTPAVAGAAAKSFYDLYKAGGIAPDMRAPFAVGIALSAVSGLAAIGFLMNYLRRASLRAFVIYRIVFGIIIFALAVFRLPAE; encoded by the coding sequence ATGTCTATTTTCCAGGTGATCGTTCTCGCCCTGATTCAGGGCCTCACGGAGTTTCTGCCGGTTTCGAGCTCGGCGCATCTGGCGCTGGCGCCGTGGCTGCTGGGATGGAAGGACCCCGGATTGGACTTCGACATCGCTCTTCATTTCGGCACGCTACTGGCCGTGGTGGTGTACTTTTTTCGGGATTGGGTGCAGGTGCTGGCGCAGGGATTCGGGCTTTCGATCGGGCACGATCCGGAGTTGAAGCGGAACCGGAGCCTGTTGTGGCTGATGGCGGCGGCGTCGGTTCCGGTGGGAGTGCTCGGGCTGAAATTCAAGGACTACGCCGAGACGGCGCTGCGTTCGCCGTGGGTGATCGGGACGATGATGATCGCCGTGGCGATTCTGATGGAATTCGCGGACCGCGTGGGCCGAAAACAGAAGGGCGTGGAGCATATCGGACTTTTCGACGCGATGGCGATCGGCCTGTCGCAGGCGCTGGCGCTGATACCGGGCACGTCGCGCAGCGGCATCACGATCTCGACGGGGCTGCTGCGGAACCTGGACCGGCACGCGGCGGCGCGGTTTTCCTTTCTGCTTTCGACGCCGGCGGTGGCCGGGGCAGCCGCGAAGTCGTTCTACGATCTCTACAAGGCGGGTGGGATCGCTCCCGACATGCGGGCGCCGTTCGCGGTGGGGATCGCTCTCAGCGCGGTGAGCGGCTTGGCGGCGATCGGGTTTCTGATGAACTATCTGCGGCGGGCTTCGCTCCGGGCGTTCGTCATCTACCGGATCGTTTTTGGCATAATAATATTCGCTCTGGCTGTTTTCCGCCTTCCGGCGGAATGA
- the pyk gene encoding pyruvate kinase: protein MSTFQIRKTKIVATLGPATDAPESISALLDAGVNVFRLNASHSNPDQQKDRVARIRQAALQAGVRTGILLDLQGPKIRLGTFPGGPVCLEPGNRFTISTEPVEGNSTRAFTTYKNLARDVKPGDRILLNDGSVELRTLRTDGVSAECEIVSGGMISDRKGINLPGVSVSTPALTRKDREDLLAGLEAGVDMVALSFVRNRDDLLRLRHFLEEHDSQIPVIAKIEKPEGWASLEEILGEADGVMVARGDLGVEMALEKVPFIQKSIIRRARARGRFVITATQMLESMIDHATPTRAEVSDIANAIHDGTDAVMLSAETSTGRFPIESVRVMARVATEAEATMPPERSPDPDPSIPEIVTHVAWRAAVLAGASALVVFTTSGGTARSIARYRPSVPVFAFTPSVAVARQLSVIYGVRAIEAPVVPSTDTMLRQMETMLIDLGWSKPGDIVVLVSGQPIGHEGSTDMMKIHRLGENDS, encoded by the coding sequence ATGTCCACTTTTCAAATTCGCAAGACCAAAATCGTGGCCACTCTCGGCCCCGCAACCGACGCTCCGGAATCGATCTCCGCGCTGCTCGACGCCGGCGTCAACGTATTTCGTCTCAACGCATCCCACTCCAACCCCGATCAGCAGAAAGACCGCGTCGCCCGGATTCGCCAGGCGGCCCTTCAGGCAGGAGTCCGCACCGGAATCCTTCTCGACCTGCAGGGACCCAAGATCCGCCTTGGCACCTTTCCCGGCGGCCCGGTCTGTCTCGAACCGGGAAACCGTTTCACCATCTCGACCGAACCCGTGGAGGGCAACTCCACGCGGGCTTTCACCACGTACAAGAATCTCGCCCGCGACGTAAAGCCCGGCGACCGCATTCTGCTCAACGACGGCTCCGTGGAGCTGCGTACGCTCCGTACCGACGGCGTCTCCGCCGAATGCGAAATCGTGTCCGGCGGAATGATCTCGGACCGCAAGGGCATCAACCTCCCCGGCGTTTCCGTCTCCACCCCCGCGCTGACCCGCAAGGACCGCGAGGATCTGCTCGCCGGCCTCGAAGCCGGCGTCGACATGGTGGCGCTCTCTTTCGTCCGCAACCGCGATGACCTGCTTCGCCTCCGCCACTTCCTCGAGGAGCACGACTCCCAGATTCCCGTGATCGCCAAGATCGAGAAGCCCGAGGGCTGGGCGTCGCTCGAGGAGATCCTCGGCGAGGCCGACGGCGTCATGGTCGCCCGCGGCGATCTCGGCGTCGAAATGGCGCTCGAAAAGGTGCCGTTCATTCAGAAATCGATCATCCGCCGCGCCCGCGCCCGCGGACGCTTCGTCATTACCGCCACGCAGATGCTCGAATCGATGATCGACCACGCCACGCCGACCCGCGCCGAGGTCAGCGACATCGCCAACGCCATCCACGACGGCACCGACGCCGTCATGCTTTCCGCCGAAACCTCCACCGGGCGCTTCCCCATCGAATCCGTCCGCGTCATGGCGCGCGTCGCCACCGAAGCCGAAGCCACCATGCCTCCCGAGCGTTCGCCGGACCCCGACCCGAGCATCCCCGAGATCGTCACTCACGTCGCGTGGCGCGCCGCGGTGCTCGCCGGAGCCTCGGCCCTGGTCGTGTTCACCACCTCCGGAGGCACGGCGCGCTCGATTGCCCGGTATCGTCCGTCGGTCCCGGTGTTCGCATTCACCCCCTCGGTGGCCGTCGCCCGGCAGTTGTCGGTGATTTACGGCGTGCGCGCTATTGAGGCGCCGGTGGTCCCCTCCACCGACACCATGCTGCGCCAGATGGAGACCATGCTCATCGATCTCGGCTGGTCAAAGCCCGGCGACATCGTCGTGCTCGTCTCCGGCCAGCCCATCGGCCACGAAGGCTCCACCGATATGATGAAGATCCATCGCCTCGGCGAAAACGACTCGTGA
- a CDS encoding DUF3395 domain-containing protein, which yields MRSLLLSLPLFLAPLSAQQLDILNARYGQGNTWADVTQRVRSLVQNNALSVTAGSGALATDPLPGIQKTLEVRYRHQGEENTVSVRDGETLQLPPSSGFSIGSLFGGGTSAAPSTPAAPVTAAPVTAALRIVSAQYGWRDRVADVRNQVQAQVRGDRASFKATNETLGGDPAVGKDKTLAVAYEINGRTYQTSVKEGQTMNLPASGAKLIAAAPASSLPAASTPAAPAASNLRILSAVYGVDNRWRDVTAVVQSRVSGGSAEIPVTVDVLGGDPAPGVPKQLRVRYSVDGRERESAAGDLQTLRIPQAPSGPIRVLSAVYGAGGSWRDVTGLVQGRVRDNQLVVPVNLDVLGQDPAPGVGKQLRVRYQQDGQEYEVSASDFQTVRVPADAPDPPAGDSTQSSVPTPNTDRPTSAPSAAWLDRGPQREPIGRAGGLRIFYARYGSDTRVADVREKMREFMRGDRLYVRVDPSTLDANPSPDERKRLVIIYEWRGRTFERSGWDGENISIPD from the coding sequence ATGCGATCACTCCTGCTTTCACTACCCCTTTTTCTCGCTCCGCTGAGCGCGCAACAACTGGACATCCTCAATGCCCGCTATGGGCAGGGCAACACGTGGGCGGACGTGACACAGCGCGTCCGATCGCTGGTGCAGAACAATGCATTGTCGGTGACGGCTGGGTCCGGGGCGCTGGCCACGGATCCGCTGCCGGGAATCCAGAAGACGCTCGAGGTGCGGTACCGGCACCAGGGGGAGGAGAACACGGTGTCGGTTCGCGACGGGGAGACGTTGCAGTTGCCGCCATCGAGCGGGTTCTCGATCGGGAGTCTGTTCGGGGGAGGGACGTCGGCTGCGCCGTCGACACCGGCGGCTCCGGTGACGGCCGCGCCAGTAACGGCGGCGCTACGGATCGTCTCGGCGCAATACGGCTGGCGGGACCGGGTGGCGGATGTCCGCAACCAGGTCCAGGCGCAGGTGCGGGGCGACCGGGCCTCCTTCAAAGCCACCAACGAAACGCTCGGCGGCGATCCGGCGGTGGGTAAGGACAAGACGCTCGCGGTGGCCTACGAGATCAACGGGCGAACTTATCAGACGAGCGTCAAAGAAGGCCAGACCATGAATCTGCCGGCATCCGGCGCCAAACTGATCGCGGCGGCCCCCGCTTCTTCGCTGCCGGCCGCTTCGACGCCTGCCGCGCCGGCGGCGTCGAACCTGCGGATTCTGTCGGCCGTGTATGGCGTGGACAACCGCTGGCGCGATGTCACGGCGGTGGTGCAGAGCCGGGTGTCAGGCGGCAGCGCCGAGATTCCGGTGACGGTGGACGTCCTCGGTGGCGATCCTGCTCCGGGCGTCCCGAAACAGTTGCGGGTGCGGTATTCGGTGGATGGGCGCGAGCGGGAGAGCGCAGCGGGCGATCTGCAGACGCTGCGGATTCCGCAGGCTCCGTCCGGCCCCATCCGGGTGTTGTCGGCCGTCTACGGCGCGGGCGGGTCGTGGCGCGATGTCACGGGACTGGTGCAGGGACGTGTCCGCGACAATCAACTGGTGGTACCGGTGAACCTGGATGTGCTCGGGCAGGATCCGGCGCCCGGGGTAGGCAAGCAGTTGCGCGTGCGCTATCAGCAGGACGGCCAGGAGTACGAAGTGTCGGCGTCGGACTTCCAGACGGTCCGCGTGCCGGCGGACGCGCCGGACCCGCCGGCCGGCGATTCCACTCAGTCCTCGGTGCCGACGCCGAATACGGACCGCCCGACGTCGGCGCCGTCGGCGGCATGGCTTGACCGGGGTCCGCAGCGCGAGCCGATCGGGCGCGCCGGCGGGTTGCGGATCTTCTACGCGCGGTACGGCTCCGACACGCGCGTGGCCGATGTCCGCGAGAAGATGCGTGAGTTCATGCGCGGGGACCGGCTCTACGTACGCGTGGATCCGAGCACGCTCGACGCCAATCCTTCGCCGGACGAGCGCAAGCGGCTGGTGATCATCTACGAGTGGCGCGGGCGGACGTTCGAGCGTTCGGGCTGGGACGGCGAGAACATCTCGATCCCGGATTGA
- a CDS encoding Gfo/Idh/MocA family oxidoreductase has translation MAAASQMRVRGANDKVNVAIVGLGGRGTNHLQEYVKNAGFHVAAIVDVNQAAQERAVAFVKREQNYEPKAYSDMREAFADKSVDAVSIATPNHWHVLAALWAVQAGKDVYVEKPVSHNIFEGQQLTAAARKYNKIVQVGQQSRSIPHKQKAMQMLRDGAIGKVYMAKGYCYKRRKSIGHKPDMATPAGLDWERFLGPAPLRPFNELRFRYNWHWFWDTGNGDIGNQGVHEMDVALWGLGKTSFPKSVVSTGGKLVYDDDQETPNTQIAQFDFGDGTQMHFEVRGLLTPADGGLERRGANTVGDTFFGSDGALSIDHTGFRLYKGEEMKLAMEEPAARGVDTNAHIANFLTALKSRKHTDLNCDVAVGALSAAFCHLANISYRLGRKLEIDPGAQRFRSDDEANRMLTRNYRAPYVVPQKV, from the coding sequence TTGGCGGCCGCATCCCAGATGCGGGTCCGGGGCGCAAACGACAAGGTCAACGTGGCGATTGTCGGCCTGGGCGGACGCGGGACCAATCATCTTCAGGAATACGTGAAGAACGCGGGGTTTCACGTGGCCGCGATCGTCGACGTCAACCAGGCGGCGCAGGAGCGGGCCGTGGCGTTCGTCAAGCGCGAACAAAACTACGAGCCCAAGGCTTACTCGGACATGCGCGAGGCCTTCGCCGACAAGAGCGTGGATGCGGTGTCGATCGCGACTCCGAATCACTGGCATGTGCTCGCGGCGTTGTGGGCAGTGCAGGCGGGCAAGGACGTTTACGTCGAGAAGCCGGTGAGCCATAACATTTTCGAGGGGCAGCAACTCACAGCGGCGGCGCGCAAGTACAACAAGATCGTCCAGGTGGGGCAGCAATCGCGGTCGATCCCGCACAAGCAGAAGGCGATGCAAATGCTGCGCGACGGGGCGATCGGCAAGGTCTACATGGCCAAGGGGTACTGCTACAAGCGCCGGAAGTCGATCGGACACAAGCCGGATATGGCCACGCCGGCCGGGCTCGATTGGGAACGGTTCCTCGGGCCGGCGCCATTGCGCCCGTTCAACGAACTACGCTTCCGGTACAACTGGCACTGGTTTTGGGACACCGGCAACGGAGATATCGGCAACCAGGGTGTTCATGAAATGGACGTCGCGCTGTGGGGCCTGGGCAAGACCTCGTTCCCGAAGAGCGTCGTTTCGACGGGCGGCAAGCTCGTCTACGACGACGATCAGGAGACGCCGAACACGCAGATCGCTCAGTTTGATTTCGGCGACGGGACGCAGATGCACTTCGAGGTCCGCGGGCTGCTGACGCCGGCCGATGGCGGGTTGGAACGGCGCGGCGCGAATACGGTGGGCGACACGTTCTTCGGGTCCGACGGTGCGCTGTCGATTGACCACACCGGATTCCGGCTGTACAAGGGCGAAGAAATGAAGCTCGCGATGGAGGAGCCGGCGGCGCGCGGCGTCGACACCAACGCTCACATCGCGAACTTCCTCACCGCGCTCAAGAGCCGGAAGCACACCGACCTCAATTGCGATGTCGCGGTGGGGGCGCTTTCGGCGGCGTTCTGCCATCTGGCGAACATTTCCTACCGGCTGGGCCGGAAGCTGGAGATCGACCCCGGTGCGCAGCGCTTCCGCAGCGACGACGAAGCGAACCGGATGCTTACCCGGAATTACCGGGCGCCGTACGTAGTCCCCCAAAAGGTGTAG
- a CDS encoding IPT/TIG domain-containing protein produces the protein MIRIPLRNGFRDPIDGVMSYSSHGIWIAAAVMSVAPAAAQTTATLKVKPATLTFTYTIGDAKFPAAQAITIAGTAGAAFTATRSGGLWITVSPESGVLPGSVKAAVNPTTLTLGTYTGTIAITSGGETTTIPVTLTVKSPPSSLAASPATLEATYVRGQALPSAATIGLVTSDGLLPFTAKAAGGSWLSVTPGSGAVFPAFPTNLTVSYSPVGLAPGNYSGTITVAAPAAANKSVTIKVTLTVQAGVPTLTSLWPYRITQGAPDTIMTVTGTNFATDTVVRAGGIDLATTFAGPNVVTALLPGNLLKVPGPIAVIARNPGTGGGDSGDRTFTVLSSTPTLASVVNAASFKSGAVAPGEMIVLFGTGLGPDALTTFAPPAANTAIATTLSGTRVLINGIAAPIIYTSATQVAALTPYGVSGQTSTPVVVEYKSAQTAPMPVTVAAASPAIFTAAGTGTGQAVAFNYDVGSGEYTLNSERAPAQVGSIIVFFATGEGVTNPLSVDGQIVTTPASGPSPSVAVHIGGSDSEVLYSGGVVGLATSIMQINARVPQIKGSKETSLKVLVNGIGSPDPVTINVK, from the coding sequence TTGATCCGTATTCCGTTACGGAACGGCTTCCGCGACCCGATCGACGGAGTGATGTCGTACTCGTCCCATGGTATTTGGATCGCAGCGGCTGTGATGTCGGTGGCGCCGGCCGCAGCGCAAACGACCGCAACCCTCAAGGTCAAGCCGGCAACGCTGACCTTCACGTATACGATCGGCGACGCGAAGTTCCCGGCGGCGCAGGCGATTACCATCGCGGGGACGGCGGGGGCCGCGTTTACGGCTACGCGGTCGGGCGGCCTGTGGATCACCGTGAGTCCAGAGTCGGGGGTGCTTCCGGGTTCGGTGAAGGCGGCGGTGAATCCGACCACGCTCACCTTGGGCACCTATACGGGGACGATCGCGATCACGAGCGGCGGCGAAACGACTACGATCCCGGTTACGCTGACAGTGAAATCGCCGCCGTCGAGCCTGGCGGCGTCTCCCGCCACGCTCGAGGCGACATACGTGCGGGGCCAGGCATTGCCGAGCGCGGCGACGATCGGGTTGGTGACGTCCGACGGACTGCTGCCGTTCACGGCGAAGGCGGCGGGCGGATCGTGGTTGAGTGTGACGCCGGGCAGCGGCGCGGTGTTCCCGGCGTTCCCAACCAACCTGACGGTGAGCTACAGTCCCGTGGGACTCGCGCCGGGCAACTACAGCGGGACAATCACGGTGGCGGCGCCGGCGGCGGCCAACAAGTCGGTGACGATCAAAGTGACGCTGACCGTGCAGGCTGGGGTGCCGACGCTCACGAGCCTGTGGCCGTATCGCATCACGCAGGGTGCGCCGGACACGATCATGACGGTAACGGGGACCAATTTCGCCACCGATACGGTGGTGCGCGCGGGCGGGATCGACCTGGCGACGACCTTCGCCGGACCGAACGTGGTGACGGCGTTGCTGCCGGGGAACCTGCTGAAAGTGCCCGGGCCGATCGCGGTGATCGCGCGGAATCCGGGGACTGGAGGCGGCGATAGCGGGGACCGGACCTTTACCGTGCTGTCTTCGACGCCGACGCTTGCCTCCGTGGTGAACGCGGCTTCCTTCAAGTCGGGTGCGGTGGCGCCGGGCGAAATGATCGTCCTGTTCGGAACGGGGCTTGGGCCGGATGCGCTGACGACTTTCGCGCCGCCGGCGGCGAACACTGCGATTGCGACTACGCTCTCCGGGACTCGCGTGCTCATCAACGGAATCGCCGCGCCGATCATCTATACGTCCGCCACGCAGGTGGCGGCGCTGACTCCGTACGGTGTGTCCGGGCAGACGTCGACGCCGGTGGTGGTGGAGTACAAATCAGCGCAAACGGCTCCGATGCCGGTGACGGTGGCGGCCGCATCGCCGGCGATCTTTACCGCCGCGGGCACCGGGACCGGGCAGGCCGTGGCTTTCAACTACGACGTCGGCAGCGGGGAGTACACGCTCAACAGTGAGCGTGCGCCGGCGCAGGTGGGATCGATCATCGTGTTCTTCGCGACCGGGGAGGGAGTGACGAATCCCCTGAGCGTGGATGGCCAGATTGTCACGACCCCGGCCTCCGGGCCGAGTCCGTCGGTGGCCGTGCATATCGGCGGATCCGATTCCGAAGTGCTCTACTCGGGCGGGGTGGTGGGGCTTGCGACCTCAATCATGCAGATCAACGCTCGTGTGCCGCAGATCAAAGGGAGCAAAGAGACGTCGCTCAAGGTGCTGGTGAACGGGATTGGGAGTCCGGATCCGGTGACGATCAACGTGAAATAA
- a CDS encoding heparan-alpha-glucosaminide N-acetyltransferase domain-containing protein → MTQRYAAVDALRGLIMILMAIDHASAFIARQHGAEFWAGAMSAYDSAFPFVTRLVTHLCAPGFFFLMGAGIYWFAASRRKAGWTDGEIARRTALRGLALFAAAQAFEAPMMLLQQKLPPAKAALSRITAPPPNDGTDLYWGFITLTGLGLVMAACAGLLKLPVWMWPVAAGLCLFATNSLLPASGQPEGAWRALLLAPGISEHVLVIYPVIPWLAAAAAGMYFGWRWRERPESGERMAWAAGATLLVAGIALRAAGGWGNIRLPRDGSWIEFLNNVKYPPSAVFLALAIGVDLLLLGALSRAPRILLGERSPLIVFGQTPLFFYLAHFSLLAALAFGFFGEPGTLGMAYAMWAVALAALYPVCAWYRRFKSARPLESFWRLF, encoded by the coding sequence ATGACGCAACGATACGCGGCGGTGGACGCGTTGCGCGGGTTGATCATGATCCTGATGGCGATCGACCACGCGAGCGCGTTCATCGCGCGGCAGCACGGAGCCGAGTTCTGGGCGGGTGCGATGAGCGCCTACGACAGCGCCTTCCCCTTTGTGACGCGGCTGGTGACGCACCTCTGCGCGCCGGGATTTTTCTTTCTGATGGGCGCGGGGATCTACTGGTTCGCGGCGTCGCGGCGAAAGGCGGGCTGGACGGACGGTGAAATCGCGCGGAGGACGGCGCTGAGGGGGCTGGCGCTGTTCGCGGCAGCGCAGGCGTTCGAAGCGCCAATGATGCTGCTGCAGCAGAAACTGCCGCCGGCGAAGGCGGCGCTCAGCAGGATCACGGCCCCGCCTCCGAACGACGGCACCGACTTGTACTGGGGATTCATCACGCTGACGGGGCTGGGGCTGGTGATGGCGGCCTGCGCCGGGTTGCTGAAACTGCCCGTTTGGATGTGGCCGGTCGCGGCGGGTCTGTGCCTCTTTGCGACGAACTCGCTGCTGCCGGCGTCAGGCCAGCCGGAGGGGGCGTGGCGCGCGCTGCTGCTGGCGCCTGGGATTTCGGAGCACGTCCTGGTGATCTACCCGGTGATTCCATGGCTTGCGGCGGCGGCGGCCGGGATGTATTTCGGGTGGCGGTGGCGGGAGCGGCCGGAATCGGGCGAGCGGATGGCTTGGGCGGCGGGGGCGACGTTGCTCGTGGCGGGGATCGCGCTGCGGGCGGCCGGCGGATGGGGGAACATCCGGCTGCCGCGCGACGGGAGTTGGATCGAGTTCCTGAACAACGTGAAGTATCCGCCGTCGGCGGTGTTTCTTGCGCTGGCCATCGGTGTGGATCTGCTACTGCTCGGGGCGTTGTCGCGCGCGCCGCGGATTCTGCTCGGCGAACGGTCTCCGTTGATCGTATTCGGGCAGACGCCGTTGTTCTTTTACTTGGCGCATTTTTCGCTTCTGGCGGCGTTGGCGTTCGGGTTCTTCGGCGAGCCGGGTACGCTCGGGATGGCGTACGCGATGTGGGCGGTGGCGTTGGCGGCGCTCTACCCGGTGTGCGCGTGGTACCGGCGGTTCAAGTCCGCCCGGCCGCTCGAATCGTTTTGGCGATTGTTCTGA